The following coding sequences are from one Chanos chanos chromosome 12, fChaCha1.1, whole genome shotgun sequence window:
- the cbr1l gene encoding carbonyl reductase 1-like has product MAKKVAVVTGANKGIGFAIVKGLCEAGYAGDIILTARNEKLGREAVEPLKSKGSNVLFHRLDITEESSAHELKKFLESNYGGLDLLINNAGIAFKVAATEPFSEQAEVTMRTNFLGTLHVSHALFPLLRPHARVVNVSSFVSKRSLDQCSPELQAKFRNPSLSEEELCSLMKDFVDAAKRGDHRALGWPNTAYGTSKIGVTALSRIQARVLSETRPGDGILVNACCPGWVRTDMAGPKAPKSPEEGAETPIYLALLPEGSTQPHGQFVSDKTVQVW; this is encoded by the exons ATGGCTAAAAAAGTAGCTGTGGTTACAGGCGCTAACAAAGGCATAGGTTTCGCTATTGTGAAGGGTCTGTGTGAAGCTGGCTATGCTGGGGATATTATTCTTACTGCACGAAATGAGAAGCTAGGAAGAGAGGCAGTGGAACCGTTGAAATCTAAAGGGTCTAACGTGCTTTTCCATCGCCTTGACATTACGGAGGAAAGCAGTGCCCATGAGCTTAAAAAGTTTTTGGAGAGCAATTACGGTGGACTTGACCTTCTTATCAACAATGCAGGAATTGCTTTTAAAG TTGCTGCAACCGAACCATTTAGTGAGCAGGCAGAGGTGACCATGCGCACCAACTTTTTGGGGACCCTGCACGTGAGCCATGCGCTGTTCCCCCTGCTCCGTCCACACGCCCGGGTGGTCAATGTCTCCAGCTTTGTCAGCAAGCGGTCTCTGGACCAGTGCAGCCCGGAGTTACAGGCCAA GTTTCGTAATCCCAGTTTGTCAGAAGAGGAGCTGTGTTCTTTGATGAAGGATTTTGTCGACGCTGCAAAGCGTGGAGACCATCGGGCTCTGGGCTGGCCCAACACAGCGTACGGAACCTCCAAG ATCGGGGTGACGGCGCTGTCCAGGATCCAGGCTCGCGTGCTGTCTGAGACGAGACCCGGCGATGGCATTCTGGTGAACGCCTGCTGTCCGGGCTGGGTCCGAACAGACATGGCCGGCCCAAAAGCTCCCAAAAGTCCAGAGGAAGGAGCAGAGACGCCCATATATTTGGCTCTCTTACCCGAGGGCAGCACGCAGCCACATGGACAGTTTGTCTCAGACAAAACTGTTCAGGTGTGGtag
- the LOC115824878 gene encoding uncharacterized protein LOC115824878, giving the protein MICVFCRTQTLIEEGRCDVVTKEKIDKVVLDNVRLISEVSLMIILPALSRIAETEPESYLHPSPDSSASEYLVDLIQPRPWRPLDYFFETTDELLLEKVVGAFDQIPRELFSGHDCLYTDSPELPSALIQEVLYQVNTAMRAAWEKKTSRDHPLKNFYIMDEFCNKAGDLLEFTICDIVNFFRVVRPWRDESFYDLELMTQQVTTALSQTVNKSSYLEERNLALLDRLSAARDRLRYLSDKHEFVKSLPSTESSLSAESTASTPESSVSTEEDNEHFSDGETQSCVSSEFRTVVDSRGSPLEEAPDSRSDTAVEGARFTTLLLVRLLSKYTQQDMAHNTQSSNEAVCKIIGNIMAISSTSGSAQVLQTQDIFGKVYKEIVDELGTETILEVTAESQDLAFDRVLVRALSKVLTEADIKMEGSQRPPQSEEEKKTKGGRFKLRIPKLTFRKKKSTDPAASSSAPEKKTQKPTLMKRILGVFKRSYF; this is encoded by the exons ATGATTTGTGTCTTTTGCAGAACACAGACTCTGATTGAGGAAGGACGATGTGATGTG GTGACCAAGGAGAAAATCGACAAGGTCGTCCTGGACAATGTCAGGTTGATCAGTGAGGTCTCCCTGATGATAATCCTTCCTGCGCTCTCTCGTATTGCAGAAACAGAGCCAGAGTCGTATCTGCATCCATCCCCAGATTC gtCTGCGTCTGAGTACCTGGTGGACTTGATTCAACCAAGACCCTGGAGGCCACTGGACTACTTCTTTGAAACGACAGATGAATTACTGCTAGAAAAAGTGGTGGGTGCCTTTGACCAGATACCCAGGGAGCTCTTCTCTGGCCATGACTGCTTGTACACTGACTCCCCTGAGCTCCCTTCAGCTTTGATCCAAGAAGTCCTGTATCAGGTCAACACAGCAATGCGAGCGGCCTGGGAGAAGAAGACGTCGAGAGACCATCCACTGAAGAATTTTTACATCATGGATGAGTTCTGTAATAAGGCAGGGGATCTGCTGGAGTTCACCATCTGTGACATAGTGAACTTTTTTCGTGTTGTACGGCCGTGGCGAGACGAGAGTTTCTACGATCTGGAGTTGATGACACAGCAGGTCACGACTGCCTTATCTCAAACTGTGAACAAGAGTTCGTACTTGGAGGAAAGAAATCTAGCCTTACTAGACAGGCTGTCTGCGGCAAGAGATCGGCTTCGGTACCTGAGCGACAAACACGAATTTGTCAAGAGTCTACCGTCAACAGAGTCCTCACTGAGTGCTGAGAGCACAGCATCAACGCCAGAGTCCTCAGTAAGCACAGAAGAGGacaatgaacatttttcagATGGAGAAACACAGTCCTGTGTCTCCTCTGAGTTTAGAACCGTCGTGGACAGCCGTGGTTCGCCTCTGGAGGAAGCTCCAGATTCCAGATCTGACACTGCTGTTGAAGGAGCCAGGTTCACAACACTGCTGCTGGTCAGACTCCTGTCAAAGTACACCCAGCAGGACATGGCTCACAACACTCAGTCCTCCAACGAAGCAGTCTGCAAGATCATTGGAAACATCATGGCAATTTCTTCAACATCAGGAAGCGCCCAGGTTTTGCAGACTCAAGATATATTTGGGAAGGTTTACAAGGAGATCGTTGACGAGTTGGGCACAGAGACGATCCTAGAGGTGACCGCTGAGTCGCAAGATTTAGCATTTGACAGAGTGCTGGTCAGAGCTCTGTCAAAAGTGCTCACGGAGGCCGACATCAAGATGGAGGGGAGTCAGCGTCCTCctcagagtgaggaggagaaaaagacaaagggagGAAGATTCAAGCTCCGCATCCCTAAGCTGACGTTTAGAAAAAAG AAATCAACAGACCCTGCAGCTTCATCCAGTGCCCCGGAAAAAAAGACCCAGAAACCTACCCTCATGAAGAGGATTCTCGGCGTCTTCAAGAGAAGCTACTTCTAA